A stretch of Miscanthus floridulus cultivar M001 chromosome 13, ASM1932011v1, whole genome shotgun sequence DNA encodes these proteins:
- the LOC136500435 gene encoding L-type lectin-domain containing receptor kinase SIT2-like, producing MKAMSFSLLCTIFTSVLCFATIAAGDDDQFLFSGFAGANITLDGVATITPEGLVDLTNAHERLIGHMFYPTALHFRKSPNSTVQSFSVSFAFGIHPNYRPSHGLAFFIAKSMNFSSAIDLQYFGIFNTENQGNLSNHIFAIEIDTILNVELRDIDANHIGIDINNVISNESHTAGFYDDNNGLFNPLNLTSGEAMLVWIDYSEETAQINVTMSSLYMSKPGRPLISTIYNLSTVITEVAYLGFASGAGKSNTRHYILGWSFGMNSPAPIIDIRKLPKLPRVGPKPQSKVLVVVLPIATGTLVFSVGLTIFLLVRRNKKYAELREDWETEFGPHRFSYKDLYYSTGGFKAKNLLGVGGFGRVYKGLLPKSNVEIAVKRVSHESKQGMKEFVAEIVSIGRLQHRNIVHLLGYCRRKGELFLVYEYMPSGSLDKYLHSQDHKPILSWPQRFQIIKGIASGLLYLHEEWEKVVIHRDIKASNILLDNEMNARLGDFGLARLYDHGLGSQTTHVVGTIGYLAPELACTRKATPLTDVFSFGIFILEVVCGRRPIRQNAQEKELMLVDWVLEHWHNRTITDTVDTALHGDYNVSEACLALKVGLLCSHPFVDARPTMRQVMKYLEGDDASPELTPTHMNFEMLAMMQNEGFDPYIMSYPSSMTSHGSVSDISATRR from the coding sequence ATGAAGGCCATGTCTTTCTCCCTGCTGTGCACCATCTTCACTAGTGTCCTTTGCTTTGCAACCATTGCTGCCGGCGATGATGATCAATTTCTCTTCTCAGGATTTGCTGGAGCCAACATCACCCTTGATGGCGTAGCCACCATCACACCAGAAGGCCTAGTCGATCTAACCAATGCTCATGAAAGGTTGATAGGTCACATGTTCTACCCGACTGCTCTGCACTTCCGCAAGTCTCCCAATTCCACAGTGCAATCCTTTTCTGTATCTTTTGCATTTGGCATCCACCCAAACTACCGACCCAGCCATGGCTTAGCCTTTTTCATTGCGAAGAGCATGAATTTCTCATCCGCCATTGATCTACAGTACTTTGGCATCTTCAACACCGAAAATCAAGGCAACTTAAGCAACCACATCTTTGCTATTGAGATTGACACCATCTTAAATGTTGAGTTAAGAGACATTGATGCCAACCATATTGGAATAGACATCAACAATGTCATCTCAAACGAGTCCCACACAGCTGGTTTCTATGATGACAATAATGGTCTCTTCAATCCCTTGAATCTCACTAGTGGTGAAGCAATGCTTGTTTGGATCGATTACAGTGAGGAAACCGCACAAATTAATGTGACGATGTCTTCATTGTATATGTCCAAACCAGGAAGGCCACTTATCTCAACCATCTACAACCTCTCAACAGTGATCACCGAGGTTGCATACCTTGGCTTCGCATCTGGAGCTGGCAAGTCTAACACCCGACACTACATACTTGGGTGGAGCTTTGGTATGAATAGTCCTGCGCCAATTATTGACATAAGAAAGCTGCCAAAGCTGCCTCGTGTTGGCCCAAAGCCTCAGTCAAAAGTCCTCGTGGTTGTTCTGCCGATTGCAACTGGAACTTTGGTTTTCTCTGTAGGGCTCACTATTTTTCTACTTGTACGAAGAAACAAGAAGTATGCTGAGCTACGAGAAGATTGGGAGACGGAGTTTGGGCCTCACCGGTTCTCCTATAAAGATCTGTATTATTCTACAGGAGGTTTCAAGGCTAAGAATCTCTTGGGAGTTGGTGGATTTGGAAGAGTGTACAAAGGTCTGCTTCCAAAATCTAATGTTGAAATAGCAGTAAAGAGGGTATCACACGAGTCAAAGCAAGGCATGAAGGAATTTGTTGCAGAAATTGTTAGTATTGGCCGCCTTCAACATCGTAATATTGTGCATTTACTTGGTTATTGTCGACGGAAAGGAGAACTCTTCTTGGTTTATGAGTACATGCCAAGTGGAAGTCTGGACAAGTACTTGCATAGTCAAGACCACAAGCCCATACTCAGTTGGCCCCAAAGGTTTCAGATAATCAAAGGAATCGCATCTGGGCTGCTATACCTGCATGAGGAGTGGGAGAAGGTTGTTATTCACAGAGATATTAAGGCAAGTAACATACTGCTTGATAATGAAATGAATGCGCGGCTAGGTGACTTTGGTCTTGCTAGATTATATGACCATGGCCTTGGTTCACAAACCACTCATGTGGTTGGCACCATAGGGTACTTAGCTCCTGAGCTAGCATGCACTAGAAAGGCAACCCCGCTTACAGATGTATTTTCCTTTGGTATATTCATTCTTGAGGTCGTTTGCGGACGGAGGCCGATAAGGCAAAATGCACAAGAAAAAGAACTCATGCTGGTTGATTGGGTGCTTGAGCATTGGCACAACAGAACCATCACTGACACAGTGGACACTGCACTACATGGTGACTACAATGTTAGTGAGGCTTGCTTAGCGCTGAAGGTAGGATTGTTATGCTCACACCCATTTGTGGATGCAAGGCCGACTATGAGACAAGTAATGAAATATCTGGAGGGAGATGATGCATCACCGGAGCTAACGCCCACACATATGAACTTTGAAATGCTCGCCATGATGCAAAATGAAGGATTTGATCCATATATCATGTCATATCCTTCATCAATGACAAGCCATGGCTCAGTATCTGACATCTCAGCTACTCGAAGATGA